TTTCGGTCGCGAGGGCGGCTTCGAGGGGATCGAGGAATACCTCGACACGACGTACGTCGCGCTGCCGGTGTAGTTCGCTGCCGGTGTAGTTCGCGGGCAGAGGGTCCGCCAGCCGAGCGCGGTGCACGCATAAGGTGAGCCGGTGAGTGACACCCCCAGATTCCCTGAACGATTTCCGCTGGGGCACCAGCACGGCCGCCTACCAGGATCGAAGGTGCCGTACGCGAGAACGGGCGCGGCGTTAGCGTCTGGGACGCCTTCGCCAGCGAGCCCGGCCGGGTGATCGATGGATCGAGCGGCGCCCGTGACCTGCGACCACTATCACCGCTTCGCCGAAGATGTCGCGCTGATGCGCGACCTCGGCACCCGAGCAGGCTATCGCCTCTCGATCGCCTGGCCGCGGATCCAGCCGGACGGCCAGCGGGCCTGCCAACGCCGAGGGGCTGGATTTCCTACGACCGGCTGATCGACGAGTTGGTCGCAGCCGAGATCAAGCCGATGGTCGCCGCTCTTCCACTCGGGACCTCCCGCAGGCTCTGGAAGATCAGGGTGGCTGGCTCAACCGCGACACCGTCGAGCGCTTTGCCGAGTACGCCGCGATCGTGGGCGAACGTTTCGCCGATCGGGTCGAGCACTGGGTGCCGGTCAGCGAGCCCCAACATGGTGATGATGTTGCGGGGTACGCCCTGGGCCAGCACGCGCCGGGTCGCAAGCCGCCCTTCGATGCCGTGCCCGTGGCGCACCACCTGCTGCTCGGTCACGGTCGGGCCGCTCTCGCGCTGCGCGCTGCCGGAGCCTCTTCGATCGGGTGCGCCGACAACCACGCACCGATCTGGCCGGCGAGTGATGCACCCGAGGATGTAGGCACCTCCAAACTCTTCGATGCGCTCTACAACTCGGGGACTCTTCGCCGAGCCGCTGTTGTTGGGCCGTTATCCCGTTCGACCTGGCGCCGCTGCTGGACGAGTTCGTCCGACCCGGCGACCTGGCCACGAT
The DNA window shown above is from Nocardioides sp. and carries:
- a CDS encoding family 1 glycosylhydrolase — its product is MTCDHYHRFAEDVALMRDLGTRAGYRLSIAWPRIQPDGQRACQRRGAGFPTTG